A single genomic interval of Malania oleifera isolate guangnan ecotype guangnan chromosome 13, ASM2987363v1, whole genome shotgun sequence harbors:
- the LOC131145514 gene encoding homeobox-leucine zipper protein HAT5-like yields MAGGRVYGGSNLTALLQNRRVPCSSEPLDSLFISGSSPSFLGSRSMVSFEDFNGGNRSDISFFRTFDQEDHVDEDLDEYFHQPEKKRRLRADQVQFLERSFEVENKLEPERKIQLAKDLGLQPRQVAIWFQNRRARWKTKQLEKDYEDLQTSYNSLKADYDGLLKEKETLKDEVLLLTDKLLLKEKEREKLDMSDTNKLLQPPPRKLFPNSQPEDEGSKDSSVACKPEELSSAKSDVFDSDSPHCTDGGHSPLVEPGDSSHTFEPDQSDLSQDEEDNFSKSMLPPHIFPKIEDADYPDPPANSCNFTFPVEDHHAFWSWPF; encoded by the exons ATGGCAGGTGGGAGGGTTTACGGCGGGTCGAATCTTACTGCTTTGCTTCAAAACCGGAGAGTTCCTTGTTCTTCCGAGCCTCTTGATTCTTTGTTCATTTCTGGGTCTTCTCCTTCTTTCCTCG GTTCAAGATCCATGGTAAGCTTTGAAGACTTTAATGGAGGAAACAGGTCGGATATATCATTCTTCCGCACATTTGATCAAGAAGACCACGTAGATGAGGATTTGGATGAGTATTTTCATCAACCCGAAAAGAAAAGGCGGCTTAGAGCTGACCAAGTCCAGTTCCTTGAGAGGAGCTTTGAAGTGGAGAACAAGCTAGAACCAGAAAGAAAAATCCAGCTTGCAAAGGACCTTGGTTTGCAACCTCGGCAAGTTGCAATATGGTTTCAGAACCGAAGAGCACGATGGAAGACAAAACAGCTGGAGAAGGATTATGAGGATTTGCAAACTAGCTATAACAGCCTTAAGGCTGATTATGATGGCCTTCTCAAGGAGAAGGAGACACTGAAAGATGAG GTTCTCCTCCTCACAGACAAGTTGCTTCTCAaggagaaagagagggaaaaGTTGGACATGTCTGATACCAACAAACTATTGCAACCTCCACCACGAAAGCTCTTTCCCAACTCACAGCCTGAGGATGAGGGATCAAAAGATTCAAGTGTGGCCTGTAAGCCGGAAGAGCTTAGTTCTGCCAAAAGTGATGTGTTTGATTCAGACAGTCCACACTGCACTGATGGGGGTCATTCACCTCTCGTAGAGCCCGGTGATTCCTCTCACACATTTGAACCTGACCAGTCAGACCTTTCTCAGGATGAAGAAGATAATTTCAGCAAGAGCATGCTACCTCCTCACATCTTTCCAAAAATTGAAGATGCTGATTACCCCGACCCACCTGCAAATTCATGTAACTTCACCTTCCCAGTTGAAGATCACCATGCCTTTTGGTCCTGGCCTTTTTGA